The Microcella flavibacter DNA segment CCGCTCGCCGATCCCGACTGGGTCGCCGTGCGCGCCATGGTGCCCAAGGACGACACGAACCACGTCATGGACGCCCTCTACGACATCGGCGCCCGCGCCATCCTCGTCAGCCCCATCCACGCCGCGCGCATCTGATGAGCGTCGCCGTCCGGGTGATCCCCTGCCTCGACGTGGCCGCCGGTCGCGTCGTCAAGGGCGTCAACTTCATGGGCCTGCGGGATGCGGGCGATCCGATCGAGCTCGCCCGCAAGTACTACGAGCAGGGCGCCGATGAGATCACCTTCCTCGACGTGAAGGCGACCGTCGACGACCGCGACACCATGTACGACGTCGTGCGGGCGACGGCCGAGCAGGTCTTCATCCCGCTCACCGTCGGCGGGGGCGTGCGCACGACGGAGGACGTCGCGCGCCTGCTCGCGCACGGCGCCGACAAGATCGGCGTCAACTCGGCCGCCATCCTGCGCCCCGCCCTCATCGACGAGATCGCCGACCGCTTCGGCGCGCAGGTCTGCGTGCTCTCCCTCGACGTCACCCGCAGCGCGAGCGCGCCGAGCGGCTTCGTCGTCACGACGCACGGCGGGCGCCGCACCACCGACATCGACGCGCTCGCCTGGGCGACCGAGGCGATGCAGCGCGGCGCGGGCGAGCTGCTCGTCAACTCGATCGACGCCGATGGCACGAAGGCCGGCTTCGACACCGAGCTCATCCGCGCCATCGTCGGCGTCGCGACGGTGCCCGTGATCGCCTCGGGCGGCGCGGGCGCCCTCGAGCACTTCACCCCCGCGATCACCGCGGGCGCCGACGCCGTGCTCGCCGCGAGCGTGTTCCACAACGCCGAGCTCACCATCGGCGAGGTCAAGGGCGCCCTGCGCGCCGAGGGGGTCAGCGTGCGATGAACCCGACCCCCTCCGACGCCACGATGACCGAGCAGGATGCCGCTGCCGTCGTCGCCCGAGCGCGCTTCGACGCCGCCGGGCTCCTGCCCGCGGTCGTGCAGCAGTGGGATTCCCGCGAGGTGCTCATGGTCGGCTACATGAACGCCGAGGCGCTGCGCCGCACCCTCGTCGAGGGCCGCGTCACGTACTGGAGCCGCTCGCGCCAGGAGTACTGGCGCAAGGGCGACACGAGCGGCCACACCCAGCACCTGCGCGGCGCCGAGCTCGACTGCGACGCCGACGCCCTGCTGCTGCAGGTCGAGCAGCACGGCCCCGCCTGCCACACGGGTGAGCGCCGCTGCTTCGACGTCGACCCGTTCCTGCCGCTCCCGACCCCGGGGGCCGGCACCGACGACCCGGAGGGCACGCCATGACGGGCACCACCCGCGCCGAGTTCGACGCCCGTGCGGCCGACGCGCGCGTCGTGCCGGTCATCCGCACCGTCTTCGCCGACGCGCTCACGCCCGTCGGCCTCTACCGCTCGCTCGCCGAGGGCCGCCCGGGCGGCTTCCTGCTCGAATCCGCCGAGCAGGGCGGCATCTGGTCGCGCTACTCCTTCATGGGGGTGCGCTCCTTCGGCGTGCTCACCGAGCACGACGGCTCGGCGGTCTGGCGGGCGTCCGGCCTCGATGCCGATCGCGCGTTCGGCGGCGCCGTGCCCGCCGATCCGCTCGCCGCGCTCGACGCGCTCTCGGCCCGGTGGGAGTCGCCCCGCGATCCCGCCCACCCGCCGCTCACCGGCGGTCTCGTCGGCTTCATGGGGTGGGACGCGGTGCGCCGCATCGAGAACCTGCCGGATGCCCCTCCGAG contains these protein-coding regions:
- the hisF gene encoding imidazole glycerol phosphate synthase subunit HisF → MSVAVRVIPCLDVAAGRVVKGVNFMGLRDAGDPIELARKYYEQGADEITFLDVKATVDDRDTMYDVVRATAEQVFIPLTVGGGVRTTEDVARLLAHGADKIGVNSAAILRPALIDEIADRFGAQVCVLSLDVTRSASAPSGFVVTTHGGRRTTDIDALAWATEAMQRGAGELLVNSIDADGTKAGFDTELIRAIVGVATVPVIASGGAGALEHFTPAITAGADAVLAASVFHNAELTIGEVKGALRAEGVSVR
- the hisI gene encoding phosphoribosyl-AMP cyclohydrolase; translation: MNPTPSDATMTEQDAAAVVARARFDAAGLLPAVVQQWDSREVLMVGYMNAEALRRTLVEGRVTYWSRSRQEYWRKGDTSGHTQHLRGAELDCDADALLLQVEQHGPACHTGERRCFDVDPFLPLPTPGAGTDDPEGTP